CCAGCCGGAACTGGCCGGCGCGTTCAACGTGCAGTCCATCCCGACGCTGGCCGTCATCCGCGACAACGTGCTGGTCTTCCAGCAGGCCGGCGCGCTGCCGGAGAACGTGTTCGAAGAGCTCGTCGGCCAGGCCCGCGGGCTGGACATGGACGAGGTCCGCAAGAGCGCGGAATGAGCGGGAGCGCGGCGGCGCGGCGCGCGCTGCCGCGCACCTAGAAGCTCGGGTCGACCGCCTCCCCGACGGCGGCGTGCAGCACGCCCGGCAACGCGCTGATCTCCTCCACCAAGGACGCGACCGGCGCCTTGCCGCGCAGTCGCAGCGCGACGACCGCGGTGCGCTGCTCCTCGTCGTCGGTGTCCTCGCGCTCGACCTCCAGGTCCATCACCGTCCACCCGCGACTGGTGCACAGCGTCAGCACGCTGCGCAGCACCCCGTGGCCGTCGAGGTAGCCGATGCGCATCACCTGCGGCTCGCGCAGCGCCCTGCGCAGCAGCCGCAGGAACCTCGGGTAGCCCACCACGACCAGGAAGTGCACCGCCGTGGTGGCGGCGGCCAGCACCACCAGCCCGCTGCCGCAGGCCATCCCCACCGCGGCCACCACCCACACCGTGGCCGCCGTGGTCAGCCCGCGCACCGCGTCGCGGCGCACGAAGATCAGCCCGCCGCCGATGAAGCCGATGCCGGAGACGATCTGCGCCGCCACCCGGGAGGGGTCCAACGACACCTGGTCGAAGACCAGCAGGTCGCCGAAGCCGTACTTGGACACCAGCATGAACAGCGCCGCACCGACCCCCACCAGGGCGTGCGTGCGCATCCCGGCGCTCTTGGCGCGGAACTCCCGCTCGAGCCCGATCAGGCTGGAGAACAGCAGCGCCGTCCCCAGCTCGACCAGCAACGGCACCTCGCGGAGCCCGGTCACCACCGCATCCGAAGACACTCCTGGAACGTAGCACCCCGGCCGGGCCACGATCACGGCAGCGCTCTGACCAGGCAGAACCTGCAGGCAGCGGGGCGCGGGGGGCGGTCGCTCAGGGCAACCGCCGCCCGGTGAACACCGAGATCCCGGACGCGATGACCGCGGTGAGCGTGCCCAGCACCAGCCACGGCTTGCTGGCGTCGGTGTGCTTGGTCTCGTAGCCGATCTGCTCGCCCAGGGTGTCGTAGACCTCGCGGAGCTGCTCGGCGCTGGCCGCCTTGTGGAACTCGCCGCCGGAGAGCCTCGCGATCTCCTGCATGGCCTCGTCGTCGACCTCGACCAGCTCCTGCTGGCCCTGGATCTCGATGCTGCCGTGCCGGGTGCCGAAGGAGATCGTGGAGATCGGGACGCCGGCCTTCCGGGCCTCCCTGGCCTTCGTGTAGGCACCGCGCGGGGCGTCCATGTCGCGCGGGATCGTCTGGCCGCCGTCGGCCATGAGGACGATCCGCGCGGGCGGCGCACCGCTCGGGCCGCCGACCATCTTGCCGAAGGAGTCGATCGCCTGCATCGAGGCGTTGATCCCGTCACCGGTGGCGGTGGCCTCGGCCAGCTTCAGGCTGTCGATGGCCTGCTTGACGCTGGCGCGGTCGGTGGTGGGCATGACCAGCACGGTCGCGGTGCCCGCGAACGACACCAGGCCCAGGTTGATGCCCGGGGTGAGCTTGTCGGCGAACTCCTTGGCCGCGACCTTCGCCGCCTCCAGCCGGCTGGGCTCGACGTCGGTGGCCTTCATCGACAGCGACACGTCGATGGTCAGCATCACGGTGGCCCGGTTGCGCGGGATGCGCTGCTCCGCGGTGGGGCCCATGAGCGCCACGGTGAGCATGATCAGCGACACCGCCAGCAGCGCCGGGGGCACGTGCTTCCACCAGCCCTGGCGCTGGGAGGCGACCCGGTCCAGCACCTCCAGGTTGCTGAACCGCAGCGTGTCCCGGCGGCGCCGCCGCATCAGCCACAGGTAGCCGGCGACCAGCGCCGCGACCACGAACAGCAGCAGGAACCACCACGGAGCGGTGAATCCCGACAGACTCAACATCAAGCAGCTCCTCCGGACCAACCGCGCTTGCGGGCCACCACGAACCGCACGACGTCGGCGATCCAGTCCGAATCCGTCCGCAACACCAGGTGAGCGCACCCGGCGCGGCGCAGCACCGAGGCCACCTCCTCGCGGTGCGCCGCGGCGGCCGCGGCGAACTCCTTGCGCAGCACCGGGGTGGTGTGCACCTCCCGCTGCTTGCCGGTCTCCGGGTCCGACAGCAGCACCGTGCCCACGTCGGGCAGCTCCAGGTCGCGGGGGTCCACCACCTCGATGGCCAGCAGCGAGTGCCGGGCGCCCAGGCCCCGCAGCGCGCGCTGCCAGTCCGTCGGGCCCACGAAGTCCGAGATCACCACCGCGAGCCCGCGGCGCCGCGGCGGGCGGCGCAGCGACTCCAGCAGACGGCCGAGGTCACCGCGGGTGCCCTCCTCGGCGCGCGGCGCCTCGGCCACCTTCCGCAGCAGCGCCCGCGCGTGCGCCGCGCCCCCGCGCGCCGGGTAGCGCACCGGGCCGGTCCCGTTGTCCAGCACCGCGCCGACCCGGTTGCCGCCGCCGGTGGTCAGGAACACCACGGCGGCCAGCGCCGCGACCGCCAGCTCGCGCTTGTCGCAGGCCGCCGACCCGAAGTCCAGGCTCGGCGAGAGGTCCATCGCGACCCAGGTCTCCAGCTCCCGGTCGGCGACGGTCTGCCGGATGTGCGGCTCGGCGGTGCGGGCAGTGACCGCCCAGTCCATCCGGCGCACGTCGTCACCGGGCTGGTAGACCCGCGCCTCCCCCGGTTCGGTGCCCGGGCCGGGCACCAGGCCGAGGTGGTTGCCCTGCAGCAGGCCGTCCAGCCGGCCCCGCACGCTCAGCTCGAGCGAGCGCAGCGCGGCTTCCATCCGCCCGGCGTCCAGCGCCGGGGGCGCCCAGCTCGGGCGGCCCGTCGGGTGCGCGGTTGCCGACACAGCCCGGCTCCTCACTGGTGCGGGTTGGGCCCGTGCTGGGGCTGGCCGTAGCCGGCGGGACCGCCGACCGGAGCCGGCGTGGGCGGGCCGGCCTGCGGGCGGGCCGAGACCTGCGGCAGCGGCACGGTCTGCAGCACCCGGTTGACGATGTGCTCCACCGGGATGCCGTCGGCCAGGGCGTCGTAGGACAGCACCAGCCGGTGCCGCAGCACGTCCGGCACCACGTCCACCACGTCCTGCGGCAGCACGTAGTCGCGCCCGCGCACCAGCGCCAGCGCCCGCGCCGCGGCGATGATGCCCAGGCTGGCGCGCGGCGAGGCCCCGTAGGACACCCAGCCGGCGATGTCCGAGAGCCCGTGCTCGTTGGGCGAGCGGGTGGCCACCACCAGGCGCACCACGTAGTCGACCAGCGCGTGGTGCACGAACACCGAGGAGGCGACCTCCTGCAGCCGGATCAGCTCGTCCGGGTTGAGCACCGCGTTCGGCTCCGGGGACGCCACGCCCATCCGGTAGATGATCTCCCGCTCCTCCTCGGCGGAGGGGTACTCGACCGGGAGCTTGAACAGGAACCGGTCGCGCTGCGCCTCCGGCAGCGGGTAGACGCCCTCGTTCTCGATCGGGTTCTGGGTCGCCAGCACCAGGAACGGGGCGGGCATCGGGAAGCTCTCGCCGCCGATGGAGACGTGCCGCTCGGCCATCACCTCCAGCAGCGCCGACTGGACCTTCGCGGGGGCGCGGTTGATCTCGTCGGCGAGCACGAAGTTGGCCAGCACCGGGCCGAGCTCGACGTCGAAGCGCTCGCTGCCCTGCCGGTAGATGCGGGTGCCGAGGATGTCCGCGGGTACCAGGTCGGGGGTGAACTGGATCCGGGAGAAGCTGCCACCGACGACCCGCGCGAAGGTCTCCACGGCGAGCGTCTTGGCCACGCCGGGCACACCCTCCAGCAGGATGTGGCCCTTGGCGAGCAGCCCGGTCAGCACCCGCTCCACGAGCCGGTCCTGCCCGACGATCACCCGCTTGACCTCGAACACGGTCCGCTCCAGCAGCTGCGCATCGCGCGCCGGAGTGCTCACCTGGTCCGCCGGACGCGCCGCCGCGGCTCCGGCGCCCCCGCTCTCACCGTTGCCGGCCTCGGTCACTTCTCCCAGCCTCCTGTCGTCGATCTGGCCGTTCCGGCCGATCAAGATCCTGGCACGCCCCCGTCGCGCGACCACGCGGGGGCACTGAGCCCACTCCACCCAACCGCACGGCCGGTGTGACCCGCGTGAAGCCACCGACCGGATTGATTTCACTCGGCACTGAAGCCATAGACATCGCTGACGGGATGGGTGACGCCCACCCCCTCACCAGCGTCCCTCAGCCGTCCGTGGCGCGGGCCTCGCGAAGGTCCTCCGGGGTGTCCACATCGGAGGCTTCGAGCCCGCTCGCCGGGACGCGCACCGGGGCGAGCGGGTCCAGGACCGCGCGGAGCGGGCGGTCCCGGGCGTCGGCGGGCACGGCGTCCCGCAGCGCGCTCGCGCGCCAGAGCCCCACCAGCCACTGCGGACGGTCGTCGGAGTCGACGAGGACGGCGCCGCCGGCCGGGGGAGCCGCGCGCAGCGCGGTGCGGAGCCGGTCGACCGTGGCCGGGGTCAGGTGCGGGTGGTCCCCGGCGAGCACCGCGACGGTGCGGGTGTCCGGTGGGAGCAGCGCGAGCCCCGCCTGCAGCCCGGCGAGCGGCCCGCCGCCCGGCGGGTCCTCGGCGGTCCAGCGCACCGGGCGCTCCGTGGGGCGCGGCGGGCCGACCACGACCAGCGGGTCGGCGTCGGCGACCGCGTCCAGTGTCCGGTCCAGCAGCGTCCGCCCGCCGACCGGCAGCAGGACCTTGTCCACCCCGCCCAGCCGACGCGCCCGACCACCAGCCAGCACCACCGCCGCGAACTCCACACCGCGATGCTTCCAGCCGCACGCACCGCTGGACCACCAGGGGGCGGAGGACCGCCGAGCCGTCGTTCGGTTCGCCACAGACCGGGAAGGCGGCAGGCGGCTGCCTCGCGGACGCGGCTCTCCGCGCACGATCCCGACGGGAACCAGCGCCCCCCGGGTCAGAGCAGGCGGACCGCGTACGGGGCGATGCCGCCGTAGCGGACCGAGGTCACCCGGACCTTCGCGCCCGAGTACGGGGCCTCCACCATCGTGCCGTCGCCCAGGTAGAGGGCCACGTGGTGGATGCGGCCACCGGTCTGCCAGAAGAGCAGGTCACCGCGGCGCGCCTGCGCCAGGGGCACCCGGCGCCCGGACTGGTACTGGTAGCCGCTGTAGTGGTCGAGCGAGACGCCCGCGCCGGCGAAGGCGTAGATCATCAGTCCCGAGCAGTCGAAGCCGATCTTGGCGTAGTCGCCGTGCGCGTCGGCCACTCCCCCGTCGCGGATGCCCCGGGTCGGCCCGCGGGAGTTGCCGCCACCCCAGGCGTAGGGCACGCCCAGCTGGGACAGCGCGCGGCTGACCACCACCTCGACCGACCGACCGCTGACCGGACGCGCCGGGCCGCCGGAGCCGGTCGACTGCGGGGCGGCCTGCGCCGCGGCCGCCTCCTCGCGCTCCTTGGCCGCCAGCCACTCCTGGTACCGGTCACGCTGCTGCTCCAGACCGGACACGTGCGACCGCGCCTCGGCCAGCTGCGCCTCGACGGCGGCCTTGCCGGCCTCCAGCCGCCGCGCCTGCGCGGCCTGGGTGTCCTGCGCGGCGATCGCGGCCCGCTCAGCCTGGGCGGCCGCGCGGCGCGCCTCGTCAGCGGCCCGCCGCGTGGCCTCGGCCTCGGCGAGCGCGGCCCGGGCCAGCGAGTCCTTGTTGACCTTCTCCACGCGGGCGCGCTGCAGGTCCTCCAGGACGTCCAGCTCGGACCTGCTGATCACGTCCAGGTACAGCGCCCGGTCGAGCACCTCCTCCGGGTCGCGGGAGCCGACGAACGCCGTGGCCGAGCCGATCTGGCTGCCCTGGCGGTAGCTGCCCGCGACGAAGCGGTCCAGGCGCTCGCGGTGCTGCTCGATGCGCTGACCGGCCACCTCGGCCTCGGCGCGGGCGGCCTCGGCGGCGCGGCGGGCCTCGGCGTGCGCGGCCTCCGCGCGGACCAGGTCGACCCGCGCCTTGTTCGCGTCCTCCATCGTCAGCTCGACCTGGGCCTGCAGCTCGAGGAGCTTCGCCTCCGCCTCGGCCAGCTGGTTCGCGAGCTCGCCGACGCGCCCGGCCACCTGCTGCGACCTCTCGCGTCCGGCCTGCAGCTCGGCGTCGCTGGGGTTCGGCGGGGGTGGCGGCACGGCAGCGACCACGCCCGGGGACGCCAGGCCGACCGCGACGAGCAGCGTGATGGCGGCGGTTCTGCGCACGCCTGGTCTTCCGGGCACGACCGTCACCTCCGCTGAGTACGCCATCCAGCGGTCATCCGATGAGCTGAATGGAGTCACACGACGGTCTTGAACACTGCCACTGGTGTCCCAATCGCACCACTCGACTCCGGCGCGCGCGTCCGCAACATCAGCCACACGTGTTACACGATCTCCCACGGGGTGAGATCGACACGCCTTCAGCGAGGGTGAAGGAGGTTCAGGACCAGGTGCTCGGGT
This region of Saccharopolyspora hordei genomic DNA includes:
- a CDS encoding AAA family ATPase, which translates into the protein MTEAGNGESGGAGAAAARPADQVSTPARDAQLLERTVFEVKRVIVGQDRLVERVLTGLLAKGHILLEGVPGVAKTLAVETFARVVGGSFSRIQFTPDLVPADILGTRIYRQGSERFDVELGPVLANFVLADEINRAPAKVQSALLEVMAERHVSIGGESFPMPAPFLVLATQNPIENEGVYPLPEAQRDRFLFKLPVEYPSAEEEREIIYRMGVASPEPNAVLNPDELIRLQEVASSVFVHHALVDYVVRLVVATRSPNEHGLSDIAGWVSYGASPRASLGIIAAARALALVRGRDYVLPQDVVDVVPDVLRHRLVLSYDALADGIPVEHIVNRVLQTVPLPQVSARPQAGPPTPAPVGGPAGYGQPQHGPNPHQ
- a CDS encoding VWA domain-containing protein, producing the protein MSLSGFTAPWWFLLLFVVAALVAGYLWLMRRRRRDTLRFSNLEVLDRVASQRQGWWKHVPPALLAVSLIMLTVALMGPTAEQRIPRNRATVMLTIDVSLSMKATDVEPSRLEAAKVAAKEFADKLTPGINLGLVSFAGTATVLVMPTTDRASVKQAIDSLKLAEATATGDGINASMQAIDSFGKMVGGPSGAPPARIVLMADGGQTIPRDMDAPRGAYTKAREARKAGVPISTISFGTRHGSIEIQGQQELVEVDDEAMQEIARLSGGEFHKAASAEQLREVYDTLGEQIGYETKHTDASKPWLVLGTLTAVIASGISVFTGRRLP
- a CDS encoding MgtC/SapB family protein, with amino-acid sequence MSSDAVVTGLREVPLLVELGTALLFSSLIGLEREFRAKSAGMRTHALVGVGAALFMLVSKYGFGDLLVFDQVSLDPSRVAAQIVSGIGFIGGGLIFVRRDAVRGLTTAATVWVVAAVGMACGSGLVVLAAATTAVHFLVVVGYPRFLRLLRRALREPQVMRIGYLDGHGVLRSVLTLCTSRGWTVMDLEVEREDTDDEEQRTAVVALRLRGKAPVASLVEEISALPGVLHAAVGEAVDPSF
- a CDS encoding DUF58 domain-containing protein codes for the protein MEAALRSLELSVRGRLDGLLQGNHLGLVPGPGTEPGEARVYQPGDDVRRMDWAVTARTAEPHIRQTVADRELETWVAMDLSPSLDFGSAACDKRELAVAALAAVVFLTTGGGNRVGAVLDNGTGPVRYPARGGAAHARALLRKVAEAPRAEEGTRGDLGRLLESLRRPPRRRGLAVVISDFVGPTDWQRALRGLGARHSLLAIEVVDPRDLELPDVGTVLLSDPETGKQREVHTTPVLRKEFAAAAAAHREEVASVLRRAGCAHLVLRTDSDWIADVVRFVVARKRGWSGGAA
- the mobA gene encoding NTP transferase domain-containing protein, yielding MEFAAVVLAGGRARRLGGVDKVLLPVGGRTLLDRTLDAVADADPLVVVGPPRPTERPVRWTAEDPPGGGPLAGLQAGLALLPPDTRTVAVLAGDHPHLTPATVDRLRTALRAAPPAGGAVLVDSDDRPQWLVGLWRASALRDAVPADARDRPLRAVLDPLAPVRVPASGLEASDVDTPEDLREARATDG
- a CDS encoding NlpC/P60 family protein, translated to MPGRPGVRRTAAITLLVAVGLASPGVVAAVPPPPPNPSDAELQAGRERSQQVAGRVGELANQLAEAEAKLLELQAQVELTMEDANKARVDLVRAEAAHAEARRAAEAARAEAEVAGQRIEQHRERLDRFVAGSYRQGSQIGSATAFVGSRDPEEVLDRALYLDVISRSELDVLEDLQRARVEKVNKDSLARAALAEAEATRRAADEARRAAAQAERAAIAAQDTQAAQARRLEAGKAAVEAQLAEARSHVSGLEQQRDRYQEWLAAKEREEAAAAQAAPQSTGSGGPARPVSGRSVEVVVSRALSQLGVPYAWGGGNSRGPTRGIRDGGVADAHGDYAKIGFDCSGLMIYAFAGAGVSLDHYSGYQYQSGRRVPLAQARRGDLLFWQTGGRIHHVALYLGDGTMVEAPYSGAKVRVTSVRYGGIAPYAVRLL
- the trxA gene encoding thioredoxin, encoding MATVELTKDNFEEHVTDDSFVIIDFWASWCGPCTQFAPVFERASEKHDDIVFAKVDTEDQPELAGAFNVQSIPTLAVIRDNVLVFQQAGALPENVFEELVGQARGLDMDEVRKSAE